TTTTCTTGCACCATGAATTCAATCCGCTCTCCCATGGCGGCAGCGATCATGCGTCATTTCCACGGTCATGACGTTTATGTGGATTCGGTCGGCGTGCGCACCAAAGAGGTCGACGGTTTTGCCGTCGCGGTGATGGAGGAAATCGGTATCGATATCTCCAAGCACCACCCCAAAACCTTTGAAGAGTTGGAAGACAGTTTTTTTGATTTGGTGGTTTCTCT
This region of Magnetovibrio sp. PR-2 genomic DNA includes:
- a CDS encoding arsenate reductase ArsC — encoded protein: MSLPSAILFSCTMNSIRSPMAAAIMRHFHGHDVYVDSVGVRTKEVDGFAVAVMEEIGIDISKHHPKTFEELEDSFFDLVVSLSPEAQHKAVDLTRYMDCEVVFWHTFDPSVVEGSRDERLEAYRRVRDELVSKIKENFPLRTAKDI